A portion of the Bufo gargarizans isolate SCDJY-AF-19 chromosome 7, ASM1485885v1, whole genome shotgun sequence genome contains these proteins:
- the PRMT6 gene encoding protein arginine N-methyltransferase 6: MALPKKRRHDRTEQDDEYFQCYSDITVHEEMLSDTVRTHAYRSAIARNHNALLGKTVLDVGAGTGILSIFCAQAGASKVYAVEASAVAQLASQVVKENKLDGQVEVIQRAVEDAEIPGQVDAIVSEWMGYGLMYESMLSSVLYARDRWLKPGGLIFPSSANMFIAPVNDATVESRLDFWSEVKDMYGVDMTCVQSFARKCIMGKDMAVCSVYPEHVLSHPVRFATLDLSSATLEDIGNITGSFQFCCFGSSLMHGFAIWFSVLFPGENGIVLSTSPYGEETHWKQTILYLDEELQVEQDTNVRGDIKMSPSESNSRHLSVTLSYSIGDGIRRTKVFQMGN; this comes from the coding sequence ATGGCACTGCCTAAAAAGAGAAGGCACGACAGGACCGAGCAGGACGATGAGTATTTCCAGTGTTACTCAGACATCACTGTCCATGAGGAAATGCTCTCGGACACCGTGCGCACACATGCCTATAGGTCGGCCATTGCCCGCAATCATAATGCCTTACTTGGCAAAACTGTACTGGATGTGGGTGCAGGTACTGGCATCCTGAGTATTTTCTGTGCCCAGGCTGGAGCCAGTAAAGTGTATGCAGTGGAAGCCAGCGCCGTGGCTCAGCTGGCATCCCAGGTGGTAAAGGAGAACAAGCTGGATGGACAAGTGGAAGTGATCCAAAGGGCAGTGGAGGACGCGGAGATACCTGGGCAGGTGGATGCCATTGTCAGCGAATGGATGGGCTACGGTCTCATGTACGAGTCGATGCTGAGCTCAGTTCTGTATGCCCGGGATAGATGGCTGAAGCCTGGGgggctcatttttccttcctctgcTAATATGTTCATAGCCCCCGTTAATGACGCCACCGTGGAGAGCCGCTTGGACTTTTGGAGCGAAGTGAAAGACATGTATGGCGTTGACATGACTTGCGTACAGTCTTTTGCCCGGAAATGTATCATGGGTAAAGATATGGCTGTCTGCTCGGTGTACCCTGAGCATGTGCTCTCACACCCCGTCAGGTTTGCCACCCTAGATCTCAGCAGTGCCACCTTGGAGGACATTGGAAACATTACTGGTTCCTTCCAGTTCTGCTGTTTTGGCTCCTCTTTAATGCATGGATTTGCTATCTGGTTCTCAGTCTTATTTCCAGGAGAAAATGGCATCGTTCTGTCTACGTCGCCATATGGTGAAGAAACACATTGGAAGCAAACGATCCTATACCTGGACGAAGAGCTTCAAGTAGAACAGGACACAAATGTCAGGGGGGACATCAAAATGTCACCTTCAGAGAGCAACTCCAGGCACCTAAGTGTTACCCTCAGCTACTCCATTGGAGACGGAATACGCAGGACTAAGGTTTTCCAGATGGGGAACTGA